Part of the Microbacterium sp. Clip185 genome is shown below.
CGAAGGTGATCCACAGACCCGACGGCGTCGTCTCTGTCACTTCTTCGCGGGCGTCTTGCGGGTGGTCGTCTTGCGCGCCGACGTGCGCTTGGGCGCGGGGCCCTTGGCGCGCTTGTCGGCGAGCAGCTGCTTCGCCCGCTCGAAGTCGACGTCGTCGACGGTCTCGCCGCGCGGGATGGTCGCGTTGGTCTCGCCGTCGGTGACGTAGGCGCCGAAGCGGCCGTCCTTGATCTTGATCGGCTTGCCGCTGACCGGGTCGGCGTCGAACTCCTTGAGAGCGCTGGATGCGCGCCGGGCGCCGTACTTGGGCTGCGCGTAGCGCTCGAGCGCCTCCTCGAGGGTGATGTCGAAGATCTGCTGCTCTGAGTCGAGTGAGCGCGAGTCGGTACCCTTCTTCAGATACGGGCCGTAGCGGCCGTTCTGGGCGGTGATCTCCTCCTCGGTCGCCGGGTCGACGCCGACGACGCGCGGCAGTTCGAGGAGCTTGAGCGCGGTGTCGAGATCGACGGTGTCGACCGACATGCTCTTGAACAGCGAGGCGGTACGGGGCTTGGGTGCGGCTTCCTTCTTGGCGCCGCGCTTCTTGGGCGCTTCCGCGACCTCACCGGTCGCCTCGTCCACCGCATCCGGGTCGACGGGGTCGACTTCCTGCACGTAGGGACCGAAGCGGCCGTCCTTGACGACGATGAGCTTGCCGTTGTCGGGGTTCTCGCCCAGCACGCGGTCGCCGGCGATCGGGGCGTCGACGAGCTCCTGCGCCTTCTCGGCCGTCAGCTCGTCGGGTGCGAGGTCGTCGGGGATGTTGATGATCCGGGGCTTGGCCTCGGGGTCTGCGGGGTCGACGACCTCGAGGTACGGACCGTACTTGCCGAAACGGAGGGTCGCGGTGTCGGTGATGCGGGTCGCGTTGAGCTCGCGCGCATCGATGTCACCCAGGTTGTCGACGATGTGGCGGAGTCCGACGTGGTTCTCCGAGCCGAAGTAGAACTCGCGCAGCCACTGTTCGCGCCGCTGCTCGCCGCGGGCGATCGCGTCGAGGTCGTCCTCGAGCGCGGCGGTGAAATCGTAGTCGACGAGGTCGGAGAAGTGCTGCTCGAGCAGGCGCACGACGCTGAAGGCGAGCCAGCTGGGAACGAGCGCCTGACCGCGCTTGGAGACGTAGCCGCGATCGAGGATCACGTCGATGATGCTGGCGAACGTGGAGGGACGGCCGATGCCCTTCTCCTCCAGCGCCTTCACGAGACTCGCCTCGGTGTAGCGCGGCTTCGGCGAGGTCGAGTGCCCCTTGGGCTCCACCTCGCGCGTGGCCAGCTCGTCCCCCACGCTCAGAGCGGGCAGCGACTGGTCGTCGGCCTTGTCGGCGTCGGCGCGCTTCTCGTCGCGGCCCTCCTCGTAGGCCTCCAGGAAGCCCTTGAAGGTGTAGACGGTGCCGGATGCGGTGAACTCGAGCGCCTTCTGGTCGGCCGTCAGCGACAGGGTCACCGTGGTCGTCTCGTACTTGGCGTCGGCCATCTGGCTCGCCACGGTGCGCTTCCAGATGAGGTCGTACACGCGCTGCTCGTCGCGGTCGAGGTGGGAGGCGACGGATGCGGGCGTGCGGAAGTGCTCGCCCGAGGGACGAATCGCCTCGTGCGCCTCCTGCGCGTTCTTGCTCTTGCTCGCGTAGACGCGCGGGTTGGCGGGCACGGCGCGATCGCCGTAGAGACTCACGGCCTGCTCGCGCGCCGCTTCGACCGCCTGCTTCGAGAGCGAGGTCGAATCGGTGCGCATATAGGTGATGTACCCCTTCTCATAGAGACGCTGGGCCACACTCATCGTGTGCTTCGCGCTCATCGAGAGCTTGCGACCGGCCTCCTGCTGCAGCGTGGAGGTCGTGAAGGGGGCGCGGGGGCTGCGCGTTCCGGGCTTCGATTCGAGCGCGGAGACCTGAGCCGTGCCGACGCTCTCGATGGCCGCGGCCAGTGCGCGCACGTCGTCCTCGGTGAGGACAACGACGGCCTTCTTCAGCTGACCCTTGTCGTCGAAGTCGGTGCCGCGCGCAAGCGGTGCGCCGTCGATGCGGGCAAGGCGCGCGGTGAACGACTGGTCGCCCTTGACGGCCAGCGTCTCGATGTCCCAGTAGCTGGCCGACACGAACGACATGCGCTCGCGCTCGCGGTCGACGACCAGACGGGTGGCCGCGGACTGTACGCGACCGGCACTCAGGGCGGCGCCCTCACGACCGCTGCCGACCTTGCGCCACAGCACGGGTGAGACATCCCAGCCGTAGAGACGGTCGAGCACACGACGGGTCTCCTGCGCGTCCACGAGAGCGAGATCAAGCTCGCGGGTGTTCTCGGCGGCGGCGCGGATGGCGTCCTTGGTGATCTCGTGGAAAACCATGCGCTTGACGGGGACCTTGGGTTTGAGCACCTCGAGCAGGTGCCACGCGATGGCTTCACCCTCGCGGTCTTCATCGGTGGCGAGCAGGACCTCGCTCGCATCCTTCACCGCCCGCTTGAGTTCCGCCACGGTCTTGGTCTTGCGATCGTTGACCACGTAGAAGGGGTCGAAGCCGTTGTCGACGTCGATCGAGTACTTGCCGTACGCGGCCTTCTTGTCGGCCGGAATGTCCTTCTTGCTCGCGAGGTCGCGGATGTGCCCCACGGAGCTGAGCACCTCGTAGTCATCACCCAGGTAGCCCTGGATCGAGGTCATCTTGGTCGGCGACTCGACGATCACGAGCGTCTTACCGCTCTTCGTCGTGGTCTGAGAACCCTTTGCCAACGGTGGTCCTTTCGTCGCTGTCACCATACACACCTCGGGACGGTGGTCGGCTGGAGGGCCGGTTCACCCGTCGCCGCGCGGCTCGGGCGCGGGACCCGCGCGGGCTGCGGCCTGGGCGGGGAACGGACCGAAGGCGCTGCTGAGGCGCACGGTCGCGATGAGACCCTCCACCTCGCAGGATACGACCTCTGCGGATGCCGTGGCTGCGAGCTGGGCGGCGCGCTCGCACGGGACGCCCGTCACAGCGCCGGATGCGGCATCCGCCGCGGCGAGCGCGGCCGCATCCGTTGCTGCCGATAACTGCTGCGCATGCACGCTCGCGGCGCCGACCACGCCGAGGCCGGCCACGAGGACGGCAAGCGCACCGATCGTGCCCACCGTCGCCGCTGCCCCGGGCATCAGCGTCCGCCCGACAGTGCGCACGAGCGCGCACTGAGCGAGATCGCGGGCAGCGGCGCAGGGGCCGAGGCCGTCACGCACACGAGGTCACCCTCCTCGCCGATTGTGCCGCTCGCGCCCGAGACGGCGCGGGAGAGGAGGCCGAGCGCCCGCGCGGCGTCCTCCCCGCGGGCCGCGAGCCGCGCCGCATCCGCGGCGGCGTCCTGCAAGCGCACCTGGGCGGATGCGGTGGCGAGCCCGCCGATGCCGAGGGTCAGCACCAGCAGCACTGCCGGCACGGCGACCGCGAACTCCGCCGCGGCCGAGCCGCGATCGCCGAGCCGGGGTCTCATTCGACCGTGAGCGCGCGGCGCACGAGATCCTCCAGGATCCCGCGCACCTCATCGGATCGCATGATGACCACGAGAAGTCCCGCGAAGGCGACGGCGGCCATCGTCGCGATCGCGTACTCGGCCGTCGCCGCTCCGGACTCATCGCCGAACAGCTCCGCCGCACGGCGGCGGGTGAGAGCCGGGAGCCGGCCGTGGGCTCTGGCGGTGGGTGTCATGTGTTGCTCCTCTCTTATGGGCACCGGCGGTGGGCACGCGGTCACAGCGGGAGTGCGGATGTGCCGAGCACGCTCATGAGCATCGGCGCCACCCCCAGCAGCAGGAAGGCGGGAAGGATGCAGACACCCAGCGGCAGCAGGAGCGCGGCGCCGAGTCCGGCCGCCCGCATCCGACCGTCCGTGCGGGCGCGGTGGCGCGCGAGGGATGCTCCCGCGCGGAGGAGCTCGACGGCGGGGACGCCGGCGGAGCGCGAGAGCTCCAGCAGTGCGTCGAGTCCCTCGTCGGCGGTCTCGACCTCGGGATCAGCCAGCGCCCGGGCGCGCTCGATCGACACGCCGCCGGAGAGCGCGATCGCGACGAGCTCGGCGTGCAGGCCCGGCATCGCGGGAGGCGGTGTCGCGCGGCGGGTGAGCGCACCGGTCCACACGCGGGCCACGAGCATCAGGGCGATGCCCGCGATGAGGCATCCGACACCGACAGGGCTGCCCGTGAGGACGCCGATCGTGTCGAACCCGAGCGCGACGCCCAGGCCGATGGACACGAGCGGCAGCCAGGCCATGAGTCGCGCGGTGGCGGCGGGCTCCGCGAGGGCGACACGCACCTCGTCGCGGCACTCCTGCGCGTCGCGCACCGCTGCGGCGACGGCCCGGAGGCTCTCGGCGAGCGGAGCGCCGACAGCGGTGGCCACCCGCCAGGTCGCGGCCAGCGGACGCCACCTGGCGCCGCGGGCGGCGATCGCACCCGGCAACGGCTGCCCCTGCGTGTGCGCCGCGTGGATGGCGACCGCGTCCGCGTCGCCGGTGGCGGCGAGGAACGCCCAGGCCGAGGCCGGCGAGATGCCCGTGCGCAACAGCACCGAGAGCCGCTGGGCCGCATCCCCCACACCGTCGGGAGCAGGTCGACGCCGTGCGATCAGTCCCATGGGATCGGCTCCATCCCCAGCCGTCCGTCGACCAGGCTCGGACGCGCGATGCCCGCCACGCGCCGCACGCCGCCGCGGTCGCGGGCGACGTGGACCACCACGCCGATCGCGCTGACCACCTGACGCGCGAGCGCGATGTCATCGAGCCCGGCGAGCGCCCCCAGCGCCTCGAGCCGCGCCGGAACGTCGTCGATGCCGTTGGCGTGCAGCGTGCCCGCTCCGCCGTCGTGTCCGGTGTTCAACGCCGTCAACAGCTCGCGTACCTCGGCGCCGCGGCACTCGCCGACGACGAGACGGTCCGGCCGCATCCGCAGCGCTTCGCGCACGAGACGTGCGAGGTCGATGCCGCCCGCTCCCTCGAGGTTGGCTTGGCGCGCCTCGAGCCGGACGTGATGCGGGTGACGGATGCGGAGCTCCGCCACATCCTCGATCGTCACGATCCGCTCGCGCTCAGGAGCGGATGAGAGCAGCGCCGCCAGGAGTGTCGTCTTGCCGCTGCCGGCCGCGCCCGTCACCAGCAGGTTCTCACGGGCCCCGACGAGTCGTTGCAGCGCGCGCTCGGCGCGGGCGTCGAGCATCCCCGCCTCGCGCAGCGCGGTGAGCGATCCGAGGTGCTCACGCGGAACACGGATCGAGATCGTCGTGCCGTCTGCGCTGACGGGCGGAAGCACGGCGTGCACCCGCACGCCTCCGTCGAGGCGCACGTCCACGCACGGCGTCGCATCGTCGATGTGCCGACCGCCCCGTGCGATGAGGCCGGTCGCGATCTCGCGAACCTCGCTCTCCGTCGCATGCCAGTGCGGAACCTGCTCGGCGCCGCGGCCGCGGTCCACGAAGAGGCCGTGCTCGCCGTTGATGAAGATGTCGGTGACCTCGGGGTCGCCGAGATGCACACGCACCGGGTCCCACGCCGCGACCGACAGTGCGCCGAGCGTCAGGGGCGATGTCTCCGGCTCCCTGTCGGCCGCCCGCGTCGGAGCCCCGTCGGATGCGGGCGCTCCGCGCGGCGCGACGACGAAAGGCTGTGGCATGACGACGACGCTAAGCGCGTGCCTGCCGCCGACGCGGTGCACGGTGACGCGCGGTTGAGGAACCGCGGCGGCGAAACGGCTGGGGAGATCAGAGCGCGAGACGCCGCGCACTGCACTCCGGGCAAAGGAAAAGGCGGCATCCCATTGGGGGGTTGGGATGCCGCCGAGCACAGCCCCGCAAATTGGGGGTGATGAGGGCCGTACTCCCCGCCGCGAGGGGCGGGCGCACACGAGCATACGCAACCTCACACCGGCGGCCAAACGGCATGCCGGGCCAATCGGATTGATATATCGGTCTCAGCCGTCCACCTTCTAATGGAGGTATCCGCCCCCGTCCGGAGGGGGCGATGATGTGCGAGACGTCCCGCACGTCATCCCGAACAGCGCGCAAAGGAGCGAGCCATGAGCAGCCAGATCGACCACCTGCTGAACGAGACCCGTCGTTTCGCCCCCAGCGCCGAGTTCGCAGCGAGCGCGGTCGCCACCGCCGAGCTCTACGAGCGGGCGGCGTCCGACCGAGAGGGCTTCTGGGCCGACCAGGCGCGCGAGCTCCTCCATTGGCACATGCCCTTCTCGGAGGTGCTCGACTGGTCGAACCCGCCCTTCGCCCGCTGGTTCGGCGACGGCGAACTCAACGTCGCCTACAACTGCCTCGACCGCCATGTGCTCGCCGGCAACGGCGACCGTGTCGCGCTGTTGTGGGAGGGCGAGCCCGGCGACGAGCGCCGCGTCACGTATGCGGAGCTGACCGACGAGGTCAAGCGCACCGCCAACGTCCTGACGGAGCTGGGCATCGGCGAGGGCGACCGCGTGGCCCTCTACCTGCCGATGATCCCGGAGGCAGTGGCAGCGATGCTCGCCGTGGCGCGCGTGGGCGCCATCCACTCGGTCGTCTTCGGCGGGTTCTCCGCGGACAGCCTTCGCGCACGCATCGACGACGCCGGGGCGAAGCTCGTGATCACCGCGGACGGCGGTTACCGCAAGGGCAAGGTCTCGCCCCTGAAGCCCGCGGTGGACCAGGCCCTCGCCGATCGCGGCTCGGGCGCGCAGGAGACGGTCGAGCACGTGCTGGTCGTGCGCCGTGGCGGCAACGACGTGGACTGGACGCCCGGGCGCGACATCTGGTGGCACGAGGCGGTAGCGGCCGCATCCGCCGAGCACGAAGCCCAGCCGTTCGGCGCCGAGAACCCCCTGTTCATCCTGTACACCTCCGGCACCACCGGAAAGCCCAAAGGAATCCTGCACACGTCCGGCGGCTACCTCACGCAGGCCGCCTACACCCACCGCAACGTGTTCGATCTGCACCCCGAGCGCGACGTCTACTGGTGCACGGCCGACATCGGGTGGATCACCGGCCACAGCTACGTCACCTACGGTCCGCTCGCGAACGGCGCCACACAGGTGATCTACGAGGGCACCCCGGACACGCCGCATCCGGGCCGCTGGTGGGAGATCGTCCAGAAGTACGGGGTCACGATCCTCTACACGGCTCCCACCGCCATCCGCTCGTTCATGAAGATCGGACGCCAGGTGCCGCAGGAGTTCGACCTCTCGTCGCTGCGGCTGCTCGGCTCCGTCGGCGAACCCATCAATCCCGAGGCGTGGATGTGGTATCGCACCGTGATCGGCGCCGAGCGCACGCCGATCGTGGACACCTGGTGGCAGACCGAGACCGGCGCCATCATGATCTCGGCCCTCCCGGGCGTCACCGAGACCAAGCCCGGGTCCGCGCAGGTGCCGCTCCCCGGAATTTCTGTGGACGTCGTCGACGAGTCGGGCGAGGAGGTCGGCAATGACGCGGGCGGACTGCTCGTGGTCACCGAACCGTGGCCCAGCATGCTGCGCGGCATCTGGGGCGACCCGG
Proteins encoded:
- the topA gene encoding type I DNA topoisomerase, producing MAKGSQTTTKSGKTLVIVESPTKMTSIQGYLGDDYEVLSSVGHIRDLASKKDIPADKKAAYGKYSIDVDNGFDPFYVVNDRKTKTVAELKRAVKDASEVLLATDEDREGEAIAWHLLEVLKPKVPVKRMVFHEITKDAIRAAAENTRELDLALVDAQETRRVLDRLYGWDVSPVLWRKVGSGREGAALSAGRVQSAATRLVVDRERERMSFVSASYWDIETLAVKGDQSFTARLARIDGAPLARGTDFDDKGQLKKAVVVLTEDDVRALAAAIESVGTAQVSALESKPGTRSPRAPFTTSTLQQEAGRKLSMSAKHTMSVAQRLYEKGYITYMRTDSTSLSKQAVEAAREQAVSLYGDRAVPANPRVYASKSKNAQEAHEAIRPSGEHFRTPASVASHLDRDEQRVYDLIWKRTVASQMADAKYETTTVTLSLTADQKALEFTASGTVYTFKGFLEAYEEGRDEKRADADKADDQSLPALSVGDELATREVEPKGHSTSPKPRYTEASLVKALEEKGIGRPSTFASIIDVILDRGYVSKRGQALVPSWLAFSVVRLLEQHFSDLVDYDFTAALEDDLDAIARGEQRREQWLREFYFGSENHVGLRHIVDNLGDIDARELNATRITDTATLRFGKYGPYLEVVDPADPEAKPRIINIPDDLAPDELTAEKAQELVDAPIAGDRVLGENPDNGKLIVVKDGRFGPYVQEVDPVDPDAVDEATGEVAEAPKKRGAKKEAAPKPRTASLFKSMSVDTVDLDTALKLLELPRVVGVDPATEEEITAQNGRYGPYLKKGTDSRSLDSEQQIFDITLEEALERYAQPKYGARRASSALKEFDADPVSGKPIKIKDGRFGAYVTDGETNATIPRGETVDDVDFERAKQLLADKRAKGPAPKRTSARKTTTRKTPAKK
- a CDS encoding type II secretion system F family protein is translated as MGLIARRRPAPDGVGDAAQRLSVLLRTGISPASAWAFLAATGDADAVAIHAAHTQGQPLPGAIAARGARWRPLAATWRVATAVGAPLAESLRAVAAAVRDAQECRDEVRVALAEPAATARLMAWLPLVSIGLGVALGFDTIGVLTGSPVGVGCLIAGIALMLVARVWTGALTRRATPPPAMPGLHAELVAIALSGGVSIERARALADPEVETADEGLDALLELSRSAGVPAVELLRAGASLARHRARTDGRMRAAGLGAALLLPLGVCILPAFLLLGVAPMLMSVLGTSALPL
- a CDS encoding helicase, with protein sequence MPGAAATVGTIGALAVLVAGLGVVGAASVHAQQLSAATDAAALAAADAASGAVTGVPCERAAQLAATASAEVVSCEVEGLIATVRLSSAFGPFPAQAAARAGPAPEPRGDG
- a CDS encoding TadA family conjugal transfer-associated ATPase, whose protein sequence is MPQPFVVAPRGAPASDGAPTRAADREPETSPLTLGALSVAAWDPVRVHLGDPEVTDIFINGEHGLFVDRGRGAEQVPHWHATESEVREIATGLIARGGRHIDDATPCVDVRLDGGVRVHAVLPPVSADGTTISIRVPREHLGSLTALREAGMLDARAERALQRLVGARENLLVTGAAGSGKTTLLAALLSSAPERERIVTIEDVAELRIRHPHHVRLEARQANLEGAGGIDLARLVREALRMRPDRLVVGECRGAEVRELLTALNTGHDGGAGTLHANGIDDVPARLEALGALAGLDDIALARQVVSAIGVVVHVARDRGGVRRVAGIARPSLVDGRLGMEPIPWD
- the acs gene encoding acetate--CoA ligase, with translation MSSQIDHLLNETRRFAPSAEFAASAVATAELYERAASDREGFWADQARELLHWHMPFSEVLDWSNPPFARWFGDGELNVAYNCLDRHVLAGNGDRVALLWEGEPGDERRVTYAELTDEVKRTANVLTELGIGEGDRVALYLPMIPEAVAAMLAVARVGAIHSVVFGGFSADSLRARIDDAGAKLVITADGGYRKGKVSPLKPAVDQALADRGSGAQETVEHVLVVRRGGNDVDWTPGRDIWWHEAVAAASAEHEAQPFGAENPLFILYTSGTTGKPKGILHTSGGYLTQAAYTHRNVFDLHPERDVYWCTADIGWITGHSYVTYGPLANGATQVIYEGTPDTPHPGRWWEIVQKYGVTILYTAPTAIRSFMKIGRQVPQEFDLSSLRLLGSVGEPINPEAWMWYRTVIGAERTPIVDTWWQTETGAIMISALPGVTETKPGSAQVPLPGISVDVVDESGEEVGNDAGGLLVVTEPWPSMLRGIWGDPDRFVETYWEKFADRGYYFAGDGARRDEDGDIWLLGRVDDVMNVSGHRLSTAEIESALVGNEAVAEAAVVGASDETTGQAVVSFVIIKESYLREHSPEGLAQTLRAWVGEQIGPIARPRDVYIVTELPKTRSGKIMRRLLRDVAEGREVGDTTTLADTMVMSTIQAKLSTK
- a CDS encoding DUF4244 domain-containing protein; translated protein: MTPTARAHGRLPALTRRRAAELFGDESGAATAEYAIATMAAVAFAGLLVVIMRSDEVRGILEDLVRRALTVE
- a CDS encoding TadE family type IV pilus minor pilin; the protein is MRPRLGDRGSAAAEFAVAVPAVLLVLTLGIGGLATASAQVRLQDAAADAARLAARGEDAARALGLLSRAVSGASGTIGEEGDLVCVTASAPAPLPAISLSARSCALSGGR